Proteins from a genomic interval of Euleptes europaea isolate rEulEur1 chromosome 18, rEulEur1.hap1, whole genome shotgun sequence:
- the CNP gene encoding 2',3'-cyclic-nucleotide 3'-phosphodiesterase, which translates to MNKGFARKSHTFLPKIFRKMSSQPKERPESLQFSFLDDDETITTIRESKTLFILRGLPGSGKSTLAQAIQDRYKDVCKVISADHYKITPAIRSAIPEDYAKVDEDLVDYLKRDIGVVVMDDTHHERERLEQLFDLADKYRYEVIIVEPKTAWKLDCLQLKDKNQWKLTADELKKLKPALEKDFLPLYYGWFLSKRSSENLRKTGQAFLDELASVKLFKKESNKHFGGAIEDPKMKLDLTSYFVKRPPGVLHCTTKFTDFGKAPGSEDYAQQEAVKSSYGKAFFLTISALFITPRTAGARAELTEQQLLLWPGDVDVIPPAGSLPKGSRAHVTLGCASGIENVQTGLDLLEFVKLEKAGNKGEEVGEIGGGKLLSYGNGMWMILLSKKIEVRAIFGGYYGKGKLVPTQGGSKRGSPFNACVII; encoded by the exons AATAAAGGCTTCGCCCGGAAGAGCCACACATTCCTGCCCAAGATATTTAGGAAAATGTCTTCCCAGCCCAAAGAGCGTCCCGAGAGCCTGCAATTCTCCTTCCTGGACGACGACGAAACGATCACGACTATCCGGGAATCGAAAACACTTTTTATCCTTCGGGGTCTGCCTGGCAGCGGAAAATCCACCTTGGCCCAGGCCATCCAAGACAGGTATAAGGATGTTTGCAAAGTCATCTCTGCTGACCACTACAAAATCACACCCGCCATCAGGAGCGCCATTCCTGAAGATTACGCCAAGGTGGATGAGGACCTAGTTGACTATTTGAAGCGCGACATCGGCGTGGTGGTGATGGACGACACCCACCACGAACGGGAGCGGCTAGAGCAGCTCTTCGACCTTGCTGACAAGTATCGCTATGAAGTCATCATAGTGGAGCCCAAAACAGCGTGGAAATTGGATTGCTTGCAGCTCAAGGATAAGAACCAGTGGAAACTTACAGCAGATGAGCTGAAGAAGTTGAAGCCTGCCTTAGAAAAGGACTTCCTTCCTTTGTACTATGGATGGTTTTTGAGCAAAAGGAGCTCAGAGAATTTGCGCAAGACCGGACAGGCCTTTCTGGATGAGCTTGCCAGTGTTAAACTCTTCAAAAAGGAGTCTAATAAGCACT TTGGGGGAGCTATCGAAGATCCCAAGATGAAATTAGACTTGACCAGCTACTTTGTGAAAAGGCCTCCAGGTGTCTTGCACTGCACAACAAAATTCACCGACTTTGGGAAGGCCCCGGGATCAGAGGATTACGCCCAGCAAGAG GCCGTGAAGTCATCTTACGGAAAAGCCTTCTTCCTCACCATCTCGGCCCTCTTCATCACACCGAGAACGGCCGGGGCCCGCGCAGAACTGACcgagcagcagctgcttctgtGGCCAGGCGATGTGGACGTGATCCCGCCGGCAGGCAGCCTCCCCAAAGGCAGCCGGGCTCATGTCACCCTGGGCTGCGCCAGCGGGATAGAAAACGTCCAGACGGGCCTCGACCTCCTCGAATTTGTCAAACTGGAGAAGGCCGGCAACAAAGGCGAGGAAGTTGGGGAGATCGGAGGGGGGAAGCTTTTGTCCTATGGGAACGGCATGTGGATGATACTGCTTTCTAAAAAGATTGAGGTGAGGGCCATCTTCGGAGGGTACTACGGCAAAGGGAAACTGGTGCCCACCCAAGGGGGCAGCAAAAGGGGTTCGCCCTTCAATGCCTGTGTGATCATCTAA